The following proteins are encoded in a genomic region of Spirochaetaceae bacterium:
- a CDS encoding endonuclease III, whose product MVSYDTLFTTLKQLLPPPDWPFTTAYQVLVFCIISLRTKDEVSYSRSKALFAIAPTARLMCTLSEAEIAALIYPAGFFKRKAEQILTLSQNLTANGQEQPPANLNELLNIKGVGLKTANLVLSRGFNIPAICVDVHVHRICNRLGLINTTTPDESEAALRLVMPKEWWIDSNQLLVSFGQTICKPQRPLCSKCPFNKFCPKIII is encoded by the coding sequence ATGGTTAGCTACGATACACTTTTTACCACCTTAAAACAATTATTGCCGCCGCCTGACTGGCCGTTTACTACGGCTTATCAGGTGCTGGTTTTTTGTATTATTTCGCTGAGGACAAAAGACGAAGTAAGCTACAGCCGCAGTAAGGCTTTGTTTGCCATAGCACCGACGGCTAGGCTAATGTGCACTTTAAGCGAGGCAGAAATTGCGGCTCTTATTTATCCTGCCGGGTTTTTTAAACGCAAAGCCGAACAAATTTTAACGTTATCGCAAAATTTAACGGCTAACGGCCAAGAACAGCCGCCGGCTAACCTTAATGAGTTATTAAATATTAAAGGGGTTGGTCTAAAAACGGCCAATTTAGTGTTAAGCAGGGGTTTTAATATTCCCGCTATTTGTGTAGATGTGCATGTGCACCGTATCTGCAACCGTTTGGGCTTAATTAATACCACTACCCCCGATGAAAGCGAAGCGGCCTTGCGCTTAGTGATGCCTAAAGAATGGTGGATTGACAGTAATCAGCTATTGGTTAGCTTTGGTCAAACTATTTGTAAACCGCAAAGACCTTTATGCTCTAAATGCCCTTTTAATAAGTTTTGCCCAAAAATAATAATATAA
- a CDS encoding TetR/AcrR family transcriptional regulator yields MEPVKKKYHYPADLKQDLLEKGIQLIREKGIDGLTLKSLAGSLGVTSAAMYHHYPDKTALFVAIVERRAVELYQQLNEKVVAVHKDDVAQLLIKSAEVFYDFCAENTEFLALIMGDAIRSWDEYPAINEKVQNVFGILEKAIVQGQQSGILRDGNPYNLMMVLFSGTLGMANIMFNSKTALPAQIVGDARQAFSDVIHGSLNMIRK; encoded by the coding sequence ATGGAACCAGTAAAAAAGAAGTATCACTACCCCGCCGACTTAAAGCAAGATTTACTTGAAAAAGGTATTCAGCTTATCCGTGAAAAAGGTATTGATGGCCTAACCTTAAAAAGCTTAGCAGGGAGTCTTGGTGTTACCAGCGCTGCTATGTATCATCATTATCCCGATAAAACAGCTTTATTTGTAGCTATTGTGGAAAGGCGCGCGGTAGAGCTTTACCAACAGCTAAACGAAAAAGTTGTAGCGGTACACAAAGATGATGTTGCGCAGCTATTAATTAAATCGGCTGAGGTATTTTACGATTTTTGTGCCGAAAATACCGAATTTTTAGCCTTAATTATGGGTGATGCCATTAGGAGTTGGGACGAATACCCAGCTATTAACGAAAAGGTACAAAACGTTTTTGGTATACTAGAAAAAGCCATTGTACAGGGGCAGCAATCGGGCATTTTGCGCGATGGTAACCCTTATAATTTAATGATGGTTTTATTTTCGGGCACACTTGGTATGGCCAATATTATGTTTAACAGCAAAACAGCTTTACCTGCACAAATTGTAGGCGATGCAAGGCAAGCCTTCTCAGATGTGATACACGGCAGCCTAAATATGATTAGAAAATAA
- a CDS encoding queuosine precursor transporter: protein MNNLKMEQTVSLFPIFCAVFYVCTSIFANILSTKLVLLGFAGNMVVDAGTIIYPLGFVARDMLHKNLGRKLANQVVILNGFVIAFMALLFYIGALLPPAYQDWPHQAAFEAVLLPVRRIIIASIIAEMVANLLSGIIFGKILKANLKHDMLASFVSSLAAMLVDSVLFTLIAFAGVFPTHVLISIMVVNLVVKGLVAVAGTPLIKLAKLKVNKEDL, encoded by the coding sequence ATGAACAATTTAAAAATGGAGCAGACTGTTTCTCTGTTTCCCATCTTTTGTGCGGTTTTTTACGTATGTACCAGTATTTTTGCCAACATACTCTCCACTAAGCTTGTTTTACTAGGCTTTGCGGGGAATATGGTGGTAGATGCCGGTACTATTATTTACCCCTTAGGTTTTGTAGCGCGCGATATGCTGCACAAAAACTTAGGGCGTAAGCTGGCTAACCAAGTAGTCATTTTAAATGGTTTTGTGATAGCTTTTATGGCCTTGCTTTTTTATATTGGGGCCTTATTGCCGCCGGCTTACCAAGATTGGCCGCATCAGGCCGCATTCGAAGCCGTTTTACTGCCGGTGCGCCGCATTATTATTGCCAGTATTATTGCCGAAATGGTGGCTAATTTACTGAGCGGCATTATCTTTGGCAAAATACTCAAAGCTAACTTAAAGCATGATATGCTAGCCAGCTTTGTTAGCAGCCTAGCCGCTATGCTGGTAGATAGTGTGCTGTTTACCTTAATTGCCTTTGCCGGAGTTTTCCCTACCCATGTGCTTATCAGTATTATGGTGGTAAACTTAGTAGTTAAAGGTTTAGTGGCCGTAGCGGGCACACCGCTGATTAAGCTGGCTAAACTAAAGGTAAATAAAGAAGATTTATAA
- the ispG gene encoding flavodoxin-dependent (E)-4-hydroxy-3-methylbut-2-enyl-diphosphate synthase, translating into MYKRRATGQVKAGSLIIGSSSPITIQTMWDKPLDIIDTGLINRINGLKKLGCDIIRFAVPTMQAAEQLGLLADRLELAVVADIHFDYRIALKCLDYPIAKLRLNPGNIGGAKQVKEVARKALDKAIPIRIGVNGGSLEKRLASLPRVEALVASALEEANLLEQVGFKQIVVSIKDSNPNYVLEANRLLAKQCDYPLHLGITEAGPLIPSLTKSAFFLGTLLSEGIGDTIRISISDTPEREVMAGRELLSTLGLANQPKPKLISCPRCGRASFDVHGFSQKLEPILYTINKDITIAVMGCAVNGPGEAGHADLAISGIGDKVFVYKYGQKVYSGKAIEAESYFMQQLNELAAG; encoded by the coding sequence ATGTACAAACGCAGAGCAACAGGACAAGTTAAAGCAGGCAGCTTGATTATAGGCAGTAGTTCGCCTATTACTATACAAACTATGTGGGATAAACCGCTGGATATTATAGACACCGGCTTAATAAACCGTATTAATGGTCTTAAAAAATTAGGCTGCGATATTATCCGTTTTGCCGTACCTACTATGCAGGCAGCCGAGCAGCTAGGCCTTTTAGCCGACCGGCTAGAGTTGGCGGTAGTGGCCGATATTCATTTTGATTACCGTATTGCTTTAAAATGTTTAGATTATCCTATCGCTAAGTTACGCTTAAATCCCGGTAATATCGGTGGGGCTAAGCAAGTTAAAGAGGTGGCCCGCAAAGCGCTTGATAAAGCCATACCTATACGTATAGGCGTAAATGGCGGCAGCCTAGAAAAGCGACTGGCGAGTTTGCCAAGAGTAGAGGCCTTAGTGGCCTCTGCCCTAGAGGAAGCTAATTTGTTAGAGCAGGTAGGGTTTAAACAAATTGTTGTTTCTATTAAAGATAGTAACCCAAACTATGTGCTGGAGGCCAATCGCTTGCTGGCTAAGCAGTGTGATTACCCTTTACATTTAGGTATTACAGAGGCCGGGCCTCTTATCCCTAGCCTTACCAAAAGCGCTTTCTTTTTAGGTACCTTACTCAGCGAAGGTATTGGCGATACCATTCGTATTAGTATTAGCGATACTCCCGAGCGCGAAGTAATGGCTGGGCGCGAGCTATTAAGTACTTTAGGTTTAGCTAACCAACCTAAGCCTAAATTAATTAGCTGCCCGCGCTGCGGTCGTGCCAGCTTTGATGTACACGGTTTTAGCCAAAAGCTTGAGCCCATTTTGTACACTATAAATAAAGATATTACCATAGCGGTGATGGGTTGTGCCGTTAATGGGCCCGGTGAAGCCGGCCATGCCGATTTAGCTATTAGCGGTATTGGCGATAAAGTATTTGTTTATAAATATGGCCAAAAGGTATATAGCGGTAAAGCTATAGAAGCAGAAAGCTACTTTATGCAGCAATTAAATGAGCTGGCGGCAGGTTAA
- a CDS encoding adenylate/guanylate cyclase domain-containing protein: MAFNPLYAVRSLKPPPLWAKLFALTALLLMAATITISFVSQSLFTEQLHNQLRSEALTSAQNFSHNFWQSLNFTHQSINNLLAITTGLPNQASLINNFFAANPSLAFFNTAGHSYLNPRLAASLDNELLTRYVNTTIAHPPVTYDRLMLQNISVVFNRPLLAVRFSSGPQDLGLLFIILADELYQSLAGSGQTLVLDTSGQLLVQFTLNSSQPDFSLLPGWAEFVMGDNNSLFYSYSFAGTSYLASLYRANQLDIVTLTTTPLTAELTFVATLTRLNLLISALLLWLTFPILWLFSRTITTPLRQLITASEQLRHGSYAINLPNYGRNELGQLSHSFKELAANLSEEERAKANHPKQFNEFINGEFKEAAIIAASIKDFELFVNEMSPLELMSFLNDYLKRMFNCLKATGVILTKINADSFVAVYSSPLSNNVKNAVDAAILMRESLNSYNLKRVSKGERLIKMNCGISYGKVIVGKLNNENTVIGEAVTLAKSLRRLNYNFETDILINQLSYQRVAGIYLTKVQEKVKLAGKDEAEAVYFIEGRTKSNIANLSQNINDIRHTLDKKRSKVRVNNEQN; the protein is encoded by the coding sequence ATGGCCTTTAATCCTCTTTATGCTGTTCGTTCTCTAAAGCCGCCGCCGCTGTGGGCTAAACTTTTTGCTCTTACGGCCTTGCTGTTAATGGCAGCAACAATTACTATTAGTTTTGTTTCGCAAAGTTTATTTACCGAGCAACTGCATAATCAGCTGCGCAGCGAAGCTTTAACAAGCGCCCAAAATTTTAGTCATAACTTTTGGCAAAGTTTAAATTTTACCCATCAAAGTATTAATAACTTGCTGGCTATAACTACCGGTTTGCCTAATCAAGCTAGTTTAATTAACAACTTTTTTGCCGCTAACCCTAGCTTGGCTTTTTTTAATACAGCCGGCCATAGTTACCTTAATCCCCGTTTAGCCGCCAGCCTAGATAACGAACTGCTTACCCGTTATGTTAATACCACTATTGCTCACCCGCCGGTAACTTATGATAGGTTAATGCTGCAAAATATTTCGGTGGTTTTTAATCGCCCTTTGCTGGCCGTTCGCTTTAGCAGCGGCCCGCAAGATTTAGGGTTGCTTTTTATTATTTTGGCCGATGAGCTTTATCAAAGTTTAGCCGGCAGCGGACAAACTTTGGTGCTGGATACCAGCGGCCAACTGCTCGTGCAATTTACTTTAAATAGCAGCCAGCCCGATTTTTCGTTGTTGCCCGGCTGGGCAGAGTTTGTAATGGGCGATAATAACTCTTTATTTTATAGCTATAGTTTTGCCGGTACCAGCTATTTAGCCAGCCTTTACAGGGCTAACCAATTAGATATTGTAACTTTAACCACCACACCGCTTACGGCCGAGCTAACTTTTGTTGCTACCCTTACTCGCCTTAATCTTTTAATAAGCGCTCTGTTACTATGGCTAACTTTTCCTATTTTGTGGTTATTTAGCCGTACCATTACTACGCCTTTACGGCAGTTAATTACGGCCAGCGAACAATTAAGGCACGGTAGCTATGCCATTAATTTACCTAATTACGGCCGTAACGAGCTGGGGCAGCTTAGCCATAGTTTTAAGGAGTTGGCTGCTAATTTAAGTGAAGAAGAACGGGCGAAAGCTAACCACCCCAAGCAATTTAACGAATTTATTAACGGCGAATTTAAAGAGGCCGCCATTATAGCTGCCAGCATTAAAGATTTTGAGCTTTTTGTCAATGAAATGAGCCCCTTAGAGCTGATGAGCTTTTTAAACGATTACCTTAAACGTATGTTTAATTGTCTTAAGGCTACCGGTGTTATCCTTACTAAAATAAATGCCGATAGTTTTGTGGCTGTTTATAGCTCGCCGTTAAGTAATAATGTTAAAAACGCTGTAGATGCCGCCATTTTAATGCGTGAAAGCCTTAATAGCTATAATTTAAAGCGGGTGAGTAAAGGCGAACGGTTAATAAAGATGAACTGTGGTATAAGTTATGGTAAGGTTATTGTAGGTAAATTAAACAACGAAAATACGGTAATTGGCGAGGCGGTAACCTTAGCTAAAAGCTTGCGCCGGCTTAACTATAATTTTGAAACAGATATTTTAATTAACCAGCTAAGCTACCAAAGAGTAGCCGGTATTTATTTAACCAAAGTGCAAGAAAAAGTTAAACTGGCCGGCAAAGACGAAGCAGAGGCCGTTTACTTTATTGAAGGGCGCACTAAAAGTAACATTGCTAACCTTAGCCAAAACATTAACGATATTAGGCATACTCTCGATAAAAAACGCAGTAAGGTAAGGGTAAATAATGAGCAAAACTAG